One Tumebacillus amylolyticus DNA segment encodes these proteins:
- the nagA gene encoding N-acetylglucosamine-6-phosphate deacetylase, which translates to MKKHILQGRALIEGKFHDDQVLVCEDGRFTYVGPLRDGDVPDAVYETGILVPGYLDLHVHGVHGSDVMDGSLEALETISRGLATYGVTGFLATTLTGDLEHLLSVLRTCAEFARREPVGASLLGVHLEGPWINLRYKGAQNESHVIRPLLRDAQRLVEAGQGLLKLVTLAPEHPEAAEVIAYLSEQGVRVSVGHSDATFDEVTSAMAHGLQHVTHCCNAMRGLHHREPGVVGAALYHDDLTTELIADGVHVHPAVMNILYKVKGQERLVLVSDGMRAVGMADGEYDLGGQNVYMVGGEARLVDGTLAGSTLTLDRAVRNMVELGHAPLEKAVAMASTTPAAVLGLQGRKGALAVGYDADFVWLDEARQARATYIAGELRA; encoded by the coding sequence GAAGAAACACATCTTGCAAGGCCGAGCGCTGATCGAAGGGAAGTTCCACGACGATCAAGTGCTGGTCTGCGAAGACGGACGATTCACGTATGTCGGGCCGCTGCGTGACGGAGACGTGCCGGATGCCGTGTATGAGACGGGGATTCTCGTGCCGGGGTATCTGGACTTGCATGTGCATGGGGTGCATGGGTCGGACGTGATGGATGGAAGTTTGGAGGCTTTGGAGACGATCTCGCGAGGCTTGGCGACGTATGGCGTCACCGGGTTTCTCGCGACGACTTTGACCGGGGACTTGGAGCATCTCCTCAGCGTGCTCCGCACGTGTGCAGAATTTGCTCGTCGTGAACCGGTTGGGGCATCCTTGCTCGGGGTTCACTTGGAAGGGCCGTGGATCAACCTGCGTTACAAAGGCGCGCAAAACGAATCGCATGTCATTCGCCCGTTGTTGCGCGATGCACAGCGGCTGGTGGAAGCGGGGCAGGGGTTGCTGAAACTGGTGACTCTTGCGCCTGAACATCCGGAGGCGGCTGAGGTGATTGCGTACCTGAGCGAACAAGGCGTGCGGGTCTCCGTAGGACACTCCGATGCGACGTTCGATGAAGTAACAAGTGCGATGGCACACGGACTCCAACATGTGACGCACTGCTGCAATGCGATGCGCGGCTTGCATCATCGCGAGCCCGGCGTGGTCGGGGCCGCTCTGTACCATGATGACTTGACGACAGAGTTGATTGCGGACGGGGTACACGTGCATCCGGCGGTGATGAACATTCTCTACAAAGTCAAAGGACAAGAACGTCTCGTGCTGGTCAGTGACGGCATGCGTGCCGTCGGGATGGCGGACGGTGAATATGACCTTGGCGGACAGAATGTGTACATGGTCGGAGGTGAAGCCCGCTTGGTGGACGGAACATTGGCGGGCAGCACGTTGACACTCGATCGTGCGGTGCGCAACATGGTTGAACTCGGGCACGCTCCGCTGGAGAAAGCTGTGGCGATGGCTTCCACCACGCCTGCGGCGGTCCTTGGTTTGCAAGGGCGCAAAGGGGCACTCGCAGTTGGATACGACGCGGACTTTGTGTGGCTGGATGAGGCACGGCAAGCTCGAGCGACGTACATCGCAGGAGAACTTCGGGCGTAA